One genomic segment of Erythrobacter sp. THAF29 includes these proteins:
- a CDS encoding LapA family protein: MQIVRTIVWILILLALLTFSFFNWQPVEVTLWDNLVVETKVPALVIIAFLLGLVPTWLYHRSVKWSLNRRIRSLENSLKSNALSQRHEPVAPSTGEAPAAPPPPVDKPVENPASAGDTLTPADGAHSDQVETNKP, translated from the coding sequence ACTTATCCTGCTGGCGCTGCTGACATTTTCGTTCTTCAACTGGCAGCCGGTCGAGGTGACGCTTTGGGATAACCTGGTGGTGGAAACGAAGGTCCCCGCGCTGGTGATCATCGCCTTCCTTCTCGGCCTCGTACCCACGTGGCTCTATCACCGCAGTGTAAAGTGGAGCCTCAACAGGCGCATCCGAAGCCTTGAAAACTCATTGAAATCGAATGCGCTTTCACAGCGTCACGAGCCTGTTGCGCCATCGACCGGGGAAGCTCCGGCTGCCCCTCCGCCGCCTGTGGATAAGCCCGTGGAGAACCCGGCAAGCGCTGGGGATACCCTCACGCCAGCAGACGGGGCGCATTCGGACCAGGTTGAGACGAACAAGCCATGA